TGTGAGTCAGGGCGCAGCTGGAGCTACGGCAGAGGGGCGGGGGAAACGACTCCCGCCGAATCGGCGCAACTCCCGCCGTCGGTGCGATTGCTCCCCCGTCGGTCGAGTCGCCCGCACACTTCACGGCGCCTGCCGCCGGCCGCAGCCTGTGCGGCGCGAGCGGGCCGTGCGGCGCGAGCGGGCCGGGCGGCGCGAGCAGATCGGGCGCCGCGAGCCCACCGTGCCCCCAGCGCTCCGTACGGCGGCCGCGGCGGGAGAAACGGCCGTGCGGCGGGAGGCGCTTCTCCCGCCGCACGGTCACGGCTCCAGCCGCGCCACGAACCGGCTCCAGCCGCGCCAGGAACCGCAGCGGCTCAGCTCATCGACTCCGCCGCGGTGGGTTCGGATGCCGCAGCCGGCCCGGCAGCGCCCTTCGTGGGGCGCGCGGCGGGGGCCGCGAGCGTCGCGAGCACGATGAGCACGAAGACGATGAGCAGCGCGTTGAGGATGCCGACGCTCTCGCCCACGAGGCCGATGAGCGGGGGGCCGACGAGGAAGGCGCAGTAGCCGACCGTCGCGACGGCGGAGACGCGGGCGGCGGCTCGCGCCGGGTCATCGGCGGCGGCCGACATCGCGACGGGGAAGCCGAGCGACGCGCCGAGACCCCACAGCACGATGCCGACGACGGCGATCCAGATGACGGGCACGAAGATCACGAGCGCGAGGCCGATCGCGGCGGCGCCGCCCGTGAGCCACAGCACCGGCACGCGGCCGAAGCGGTCGATGAGAGGCCCGCCGACGATGCGGCCGACCATCATCGCGGCAGTGAAGACGGTGAAGAGCGCGGCGCCCTGGCCGTTGTCGAGCCCGCGGTCGTCGACCATGCCGAGCGCGAGCCAGTCGTTGGCCGAGCCCTCGGTGAACGCCATGCCGAGCGCGATGAGGCCGATCGCGAGCGTGCGCGGCTCGAGCCAGATCGACATCCGGTCCTTGAACGGCACGTGGGCGACCTCCTCCCCCGTCTCGGCGTGCGTGGCGACGCGCGGGATGGCGCGCGGCGCGAGCACGGCGCCGACGGCGAGCAGCACGGCCATGCCGATCGCATGCCAGACGACGTCGACGTGCGCGAAGACGAGGGCGGTGCCGATCGTCGTCCCGACGACCATGCCGGCGCTCCAGCTCGCGTGCAGCAGCGGCATGATGGTCTTGCCGATGACCTTCTCGACGGCCGCGCCCTCGACGTTCATGGCCACGTCGCAGATGGCGCTGCCGAACCCGTAGATCGCCATGCCGACGACGACGAGCGCGAACACCCCGAGCACCGAGGTGCCGACGCCGATGACGACGAGCGCGATGGCGCAGACGCCGAGCATGAGCGCGATCGAGCGGCGCCCGCCGAGCCACTGGATGACGTGGCTCGCGAGCAGCAGGCCGATGATCGAGCCGATCGAGACGCCGAGGATGAGGTAGCCGACCCACGAGGTGGGCAGCTCGAGCACGTCGCGGATCGACGGGATGCGGATGGCCCACGTCGCGGCGCCGAGCCCGTTGAGCGCGAACACCGCGAACACGGCGTTGCGCCAGGCGGTGGCGTGGGAGGGGCGGGTGGGCGTCGTCGTCATGGTGCTATCCGGGGCTCGTGCGGTGGGTGGTGTCTCGAACTGATGTCGAATCGATTCGATCGAATCGATTCGAGTAGGCTAGCGCGCGATGACCGACCCCGCAAACACCCGCCCCACCCTCGCCGCCGTCGCGCGGCGGGCGGGCGTCTCCGCGTCGACGGCATCCCTCGTCTTCAGCGGCTCCGGGCCGGTGTCGGATGCCACGCGCGCCAAGGTGCTCGAGGCCGCGGCCGCGCTCGACTACGCCGGCCCCGACCCCACCGCGCGATCGCTCCGCCGCGGGCGCACGGGCGTCATCGGCCTCGTCACCGAGGACTCCCTCGGCGACGCCTTCCGCGACCCCATGAACCTCGCCCTCCTCGACGGCCTCGGCGAGGAGCTGAGCGACGACGCCTACGGCCTCCTCGTGCTCCCGTGGACGGGCGAGCCCGGCGGCGTCGACCTCGGCGACGTGCCCATGGATGCCGCCATCCTCCTCGGCTGCTCGGCCGACCTCGCGCGCTCCGTCGAGATCCTTCAGCGCCGCCGCATCCCGATCGTGGCGATCGAGGCCCCTCGCCTGCAGGGCGTCGTGCCGATCGACCTCGACAACGCCGAGGCGACCGCGCGCGGCGCCGAGCTGCTGCGCGAACTCGGCCACCGACGCGTCGCCCTCGTCACACTCCCCCTCGACCTCGCGCGCGAGCGCGCACCGCTGACACCCGAGCGCGAAGCCGCCGCGACCGCCTACACGGCGATCGAGCGCATCCGCGGCGCCCGTGAGGTGTTCCCGGATGCCGTGGGCGTCTCGGCCGGCGGAAGCACCGTCGCCGAGGGGCACGCGGCTGGGCTCGCGCTGCTCGACGTGCCGGCGGAGGATCGGCCGACCGCGATCATCGCGCAGTCCGACCTGCTCGCGGCGGGTGTCATCCGCGCGGCCGACGAGCTCGGCATCGAGGTGCCGGGCGAGCTGAGCGTGCTCGGCTTCGACGGCATCCGGCTCGACGGCATCACGCCGCACGTGCTCACGACGCTCGTGCAGCCCTCCGTCGAGAAGGGGCGGCTCGCGGGTCGCGCCGTGCGCGCGGCGCTTGCGGACGGCGCCGCCCCCGGCGCCGCGGTGACCGCGGTGCTGCGCCGCGGCGACACCGTGGCCGCACCTCATTCACGCTGACCGGTCGGTTTCTGGCCCTATTCCGGCCGGATAGGGCCAGAAACGGACCACTCAGCGGAGGTAACTCGCGCCATGGGTGGCGAGGTGACTTCGGGAGCCGGCGGCGGCCTCAACCGGCGGCGTA
The Protaetiibacter sp. SSC-01 genome window above contains:
- a CDS encoding LacI family DNA-binding transcriptional regulator, which produces MTDPANTRPTLAAVARRAGVSASTASLVFSGSGPVSDATRAKVLEAAAALDYAGPDPTARSLRRGRTGVIGLVTEDSLGDAFRDPMNLALLDGLGEELSDDAYGLLVLPWTGEPGGVDLGDVPMDAAILLGCSADLARSVEILQRRRIPIVAIEAPRLQGVVPIDLDNAEATARGAELLRELGHRRVALVTLPLDLARERAPLTPEREAAATAYTAIERIRGAREVFPDAVGVSAGGSTVAEGHAAGLALLDVPAEDRPTAIIAQSDLLAAGVIRAADELGIEVPGELSVLGFDGIRLDGITPHVLTTLVQPSVEKGRLAGRAVRAALADGAAPGAAVTAVLRRGDTVAAPHSR
- a CDS encoding sugar MFS transporter; the encoded protein is MTTTPTRPSHATAWRNAVFAVFALNGLGAATWAIRIPSIRDVLELPTSWVGYLILGVSIGSIIGLLLASHVIQWLGGRRSIALMLGVCAIALVVIGVGTSVLGVFALVVVGMAIYGFGSAICDVAMNVEGAAVEKVIGKTIMPLLHASWSAGMVVGTTIGTALVFAHVDVVWHAIGMAVLLAVGAVLAPRAIPRVATHAETGEEVAHVPFKDRMSIWLEPRTLAIGLIALGMAFTEGSANDWLALGMVDDRGLDNGQGAALFTVFTAAMMVGRIVGGPLIDRFGRVPVLWLTGGAAAIGLALVIFVPVIWIAVVGIVLWGLGASLGFPVAMSAAADDPARAAARVSAVATVGYCAFLVGPPLIGLVGESVGILNALLIVFVLIVLATLAAPAARPTKGAAGPAAASEPTAAESMS